The Actinomadura sp. WMMB 499 genome includes a window with the following:
- a CDS encoding MerR family transcriptional regulator, protein MRIGELAALVGVSTRTVRHYHREGLLPEPERLANGYREYRMRDAVLLARVRRLVELGMSLDEVRDVLADDRGRDLREVLRELDADLARQEDAIRARRARLALLLEDGELNPDSAVSPELGEVLREITRGDSKIAELDRGMLALVDTVARPAERAWMIETLRPLAEPDMAARGRALYARLDELADADVDDPRVAEVAAELVAYMPEELRRAMAEQDAEGPWLDGMTPAQAEVFRRVRRW, encoded by the coding sequence ATGCGAATCGGAGAGCTCGCGGCCCTGGTGGGGGTGTCGACCCGGACGGTGCGGCACTACCACCGCGAGGGGCTGCTGCCGGAACCGGAGCGGCTCGCGAACGGCTACCGGGAGTACCGGATGCGGGACGCGGTGCTGCTCGCGCGGGTGCGGCGGCTGGTGGAACTGGGGATGTCGCTGGACGAGGTCCGGGACGTGCTCGCGGACGATCGGGGCCGGGACCTGCGGGAGGTGCTGCGGGAGCTCGACGCCGACCTGGCGCGGCAGGAGGACGCGATCCGGGCGCGGCGGGCGCGGCTGGCGCTGCTGCTGGAGGACGGCGAGCTGAACCCGGATTCGGCGGTGTCGCCGGAGCTCGGAGAGGTGCTGCGGGAGATCACGCGGGGCGACTCGAAGATCGCGGAGCTCGATCGGGGGATGCTGGCGCTGGTCGACACCGTGGCCCGCCCCGCGGAGCGCGCGTGGATGATCGAGACGCTGCGCCCGCTGGCGGAGCCGGACATGGCGGCCCGGGGGCGCGCCCTGTACGCGCGGCTGGACGAGCTGGCGGACGCGGACGTGGACGATCCGCGCGTCGCGGAGGTCGCGGCGGAGCTCGTGGCGTACATGCCCGAGGAGCTGCGGCGGGCCATGGCCGAGCAGGACGCGGAAGGGCCGTGGCTCGACGGGATGACCCCCGCGCAGGCCGAGGTGTTCCGGCGGGTGCGGCGATGGTGA
- a CDS encoding protein phosphatase 2C domain-containing protein has product MQVSYASEATPGRENEDFVAAGPGWVVLLDGATAPPGVDSGCRHDPAWLVRRLGGRIAAGLAVEGGRPLPDLVAEAIKVTGEAHAGTCDLDNPDSPSATVSVLRRRADAVDWLVLADSPILFESAAGAGAPPDVLVCRDDRVDRLPSYTPAAVRAARNSPGGFWVASTKPEAAHEARTGRVPLRGLSRAAVLSDGASRLVERFGLLSWAGLLRALEEEGPAEVLRRTREAEAARPADAGGRGKRHDDATAVLVRF; this is encoded by the coding sequence GTGCAGGTGAGCTATGCGAGCGAGGCGACGCCGGGCAGGGAGAACGAGGACTTCGTGGCGGCCGGGCCCGGATGGGTCGTGCTGCTGGACGGGGCCACCGCGCCGCCGGGGGTGGACAGCGGGTGCCGGCACGACCCCGCGTGGCTGGTGCGGCGGCTCGGCGGGCGGATCGCGGCGGGCCTGGCGGTGGAGGGCGGGCGGCCGCTGCCCGACCTGGTCGCCGAGGCGATCAAGGTGACGGGGGAGGCGCACGCCGGGACGTGCGACCTCGACAACCCCGACAGCCCGTCGGCGACCGTCTCGGTGCTGCGGCGCCGCGCGGACGCCGTCGACTGGCTCGTCCTCGCCGACTCCCCGATCCTGTTCGAGTCGGCCGCCGGAGCCGGGGCCCCGCCGGACGTGCTCGTCTGCCGGGACGACCGGGTCGACCGGCTGCCGAGCTACACGCCGGCGGCCGTCCGGGCGGCCCGCAACAGCCCCGGCGGGTTCTGGGTCGCGAGCACGAAGCCGGAGGCCGCGCACGAGGCCCGGACGGGACGGGTGCCGCTGCGGGGCCTGTCGCGGGCCGCGGTGCTGAGCGACGGCGCGTCCCGTCTCGTGGAGCGGTTCGGGCTGCTGAGCTGGGCGGGGCTCCTGCGCGCGCTGGAGGAGGAGGGGCCGGCGGAGGTGCTGCGGCGCACCCGCGAGGCGGAGGCGGCGCGGCCCGCGGACGCCGGGGGGCGGGGCAAGCGGCACGATGACGCGACGGCCGTCCTCGTCCGCTTCTAG
- a CDS encoding acyl-CoA dehydrogenase family protein: MEPQDFDDVLQSVRRFVRDEVIPREEEIEETDTIPEAVRATSRDMGLFGYALPEEYGGLGLSLSEEVRLVFEIGYASPAFRSMFGTSNGIAGQVLVHAGTDAQKDRWLPRLASGETVGAFALTEAEAGSDPSTLTTSARRDGDDYVIDGAKRFITNAPEADVFMVFARTGGEGSRGISTFLVEKGTDGLEVGPSDAKMGQRGAHTAEVLLDGVRVPAGAMVGPEGTGFRTAMASLAHGRLSISAVCVGLAQRIQDEAVAYARERAQGGRKIGEYQLVQGLIADSQAELYAGRSMVLEAARAYDAGEDTKLGPSCAKYFCSEMVGRVADRAVQVYGGMGYMRGVAVERFYRDVRLFRIYEGTSQIQQLVIGRHLLR, from the coding sequence ATGGAGCCACAGGATTTCGATGACGTGCTGCAGTCCGTCCGCCGCTTCGTCCGCGACGAGGTGATCCCGCGCGAGGAGGAGATCGAGGAGACCGACACGATCCCGGAGGCGGTGCGGGCGACGTCCCGCGACATGGGCCTGTTCGGGTACGCGCTGCCGGAGGAGTACGGCGGCCTCGGGCTGTCCCTGAGCGAGGAGGTCCGGCTCGTCTTCGAGATCGGGTACGCCAGCCCCGCGTTCCGCTCGATGTTCGGGACCAGCAACGGCATCGCCGGCCAGGTCCTCGTGCACGCCGGCACGGACGCGCAGAAGGACCGCTGGCTGCCGCGCCTCGCGTCCGGCGAGACCGTCGGCGCGTTCGCGCTCACCGAGGCCGAGGCCGGGTCGGACCCGAGCACGCTGACGACGTCGGCGCGCCGCGACGGCGACGACTACGTCATCGACGGCGCCAAGCGGTTCATCACCAACGCCCCGGAGGCGGACGTCTTCATGGTGTTCGCCCGGACGGGCGGCGAGGGCTCGCGCGGCATCTCCACGTTCCTCGTCGAGAAGGGGACGGACGGTCTGGAGGTCGGGCCGTCCGACGCGAAGATGGGGCAGCGCGGGGCGCACACCGCCGAGGTCCTCCTCGACGGCGTCCGGGTCCCCGCCGGCGCGATGGTCGGCCCGGAGGGCACGGGGTTCCGCACCGCGATGGCGTCCCTCGCGCACGGACGGCTCAGCATCTCCGCCGTCTGCGTGGGGCTCGCCCAGCGCATCCAGGACGAGGCCGTCGCGTACGCGCGGGAGCGCGCCCAGGGCGGCCGGAAGATCGGCGAGTACCAGCTCGTGCAGGGGCTCATCGCCGACTCGCAGGCCGAACTGTACGCGGGACGGTCGATGGTGCTGGAGGCCGCGCGCGCCTACGACGCCGGCGAGGACACCAAGCTCGGGCCGTCCTGCGCCAAGTACTTCTGCTCGGAGATGGTCGGGCGCGTCGCCGACCGCGCCGTCCAGGTCTACGGCGGGATGGGCTACATGCGAGGCGTCGCCGTCGAGCGGTTCTACCGGGACGTCCGGCTGTTCCGCATCTACGAGGGGACGAGCCAGATCCAGCAGCTCGTCATCGGCCGCCATCTGCTGCGCTGA
- the rpmG gene encoding 50S ribosomal protein L33, with protein sequence MAATDVRPKITLACQECKHRNYITRKNRRNDPDRLEIKKYCPNCRTHRAHRETR encoded by the coding sequence GTGGCTGCCACCGACGTCCGGCCGAAGATCACGCTGGCCTGCCAGGAGTGCAAGCACCGCAACTACATCACGCGGAAGAACCGGCGCAACGACCCGGACCGCCTCGAGATCAAGAAGTACTGCCCGAACTGCCGCACGCACCGTGCGCACCGGGAGACCCGCTGA
- a CDS encoding MaoC family dehydratase N-terminal domain-containing protein has translation MALNRDFIGRSFPPSEPYEISRVKIREFADAIGDGNPIYRDADAAKAAGHPDVIAPPTFPIVVSLGNPGLADPDLGLNYAMVVHGEQRFEYARPVRAGDVVTCTSTITEIKSIGSNEKMVVETDVKTVEGELICKTYNTIVERGA, from the coding sequence ATGGCACTGAACCGGGATTTCATCGGGCGGAGCTTCCCGCCCAGCGAGCCCTACGAGATCAGCCGCGTCAAGATCCGCGAGTTCGCGGACGCGATCGGTGACGGCAACCCCATCTACCGCGACGCGGACGCGGCCAAGGCGGCCGGGCACCCCGACGTCATCGCCCCGCCCACGTTCCCGATCGTGGTGTCGCTCGGCAACCCCGGCCTCGCCGACCCCGACCTCGGCCTCAACTACGCGATGGTCGTGCACGGCGAGCAGCGGTTCGAGTACGCCCGCCCCGTCCGGGCCGGCGACGTCGTGACCTGCACGTCGACGATCACCGAGATCAAGTCGATCGGCAGCAACGAGAAGATGGTCGTGGAGACCGACGTCAAGACGGTCGAGGGCGAGCTCATCTGCAAGACCTACAACACGATCGTGGAGCGGGGGGCCTGA
- a CDS encoding MaoC family dehydratase has translation MTAKVNYADVEVGTEIPAQTYKVDRADLVKYAGASGDFNPIHWRESFAKAVGLPDVIAHGMFTMAQGGRFVTDWAGDPGAVVDYGVRFSSPVVVPDEGGASLEISGTVEEKLDDGKVVVALTARSADQKVLTRAKAVVRLA, from the coding sequence ATGACCGCGAAGGTGAACTACGCCGACGTCGAGGTCGGCACCGAGATCCCGGCGCAGACCTACAAGGTCGACCGCGCGGACCTCGTCAAGTACGCGGGCGCGTCCGGCGACTTCAACCCGATCCACTGGCGCGAGTCGTTCGCGAAGGCCGTCGGGCTCCCGGACGTCATCGCGCACGGCATGTTCACGATGGCCCAGGGCGGACGGTTCGTCACCGACTGGGCCGGCGACCCGGGTGCGGTCGTCGACTACGGGGTACGGTTCTCCTCGCCCGTGGTCGTCCCCGACGAGGGCGGCGCGTCGCTGGAGATCAGCGGCACGGTGGAGGAGAAGCTGGACGACGGCAAGGTCGTCGTGGCGCTCACCGCCAGGTCGGCCGACCAGAAGGTCCTCACGCGCGCCAAGGCGGTCGTCCGTCTCGCCTGA
- a CDS encoding UDP-N-acetylmuramate dehydrogenase, with protein sequence MDDVAVIAEEVNLAGYTTLRLGGPARRFVEATTEEEVVAAVREADDAGEPLLVLGGGSNVVVADDGFPGTVVHVGTRGTERVAADGDRVHVRVRAGEDWDPFVARCVSDGLAGVECLAGVPGRVGATPIQNVGAYGQDVSETIVAVRAYDRRDRAWVTLDRDACRFTYRDSVFKGHSRYVVLDVTYALRESEESQPIAYAELARKLDVRPGERVSLKEARDAVLELRRGKGMVLDPADPDTRSAGSFFTNPVLEPAQLAALELRVAERLGPDAAFPRYPEPDGRTKTSAAWLIDRAGFAKGHGTGPARISGKHTLALTNPDGGRTADLLDLAREVRGGVLDAFGVELVNEPVLVGVTL encoded by the coding sequence ATGGACGACGTGGCGGTGATCGCCGAAGAGGTGAACCTGGCCGGATACACCACGCTGCGGCTGGGCGGCCCCGCCCGGCGCTTCGTCGAGGCGACCACCGAGGAGGAGGTCGTCGCGGCGGTCCGGGAGGCCGACGACGCGGGCGAGCCGCTGCTGGTGCTCGGCGGCGGCAGCAACGTGGTGGTGGCCGACGACGGGTTCCCCGGGACGGTCGTGCACGTCGGCACGCGCGGGACCGAGCGCGTCGCCGCCGACGGCGACCGGGTGCACGTCCGCGTCCGGGCCGGCGAGGACTGGGACCCGTTCGTCGCCCGCTGCGTGTCCGACGGCCTCGCCGGCGTCGAGTGCCTCGCGGGCGTCCCCGGACGGGTCGGCGCGACGCCCATCCAGAACGTCGGGGCCTACGGGCAGGACGTCAGCGAGACGATCGTGGCGGTGCGGGCCTACGACCGGCGCGACCGCGCGTGGGTGACGCTCGACCGGGACGCGTGCCGGTTCACCTACCGCGACAGCGTCTTCAAGGGCCACAGCCGGTACGTCGTGCTGGACGTGACGTACGCGCTGCGCGAGTCGGAGGAGTCGCAGCCGATCGCGTACGCCGAACTCGCGCGCAAGCTGGACGTGCGGCCCGGCGAGCGGGTCTCGCTGAAGGAGGCGCGCGACGCCGTCCTGGAGCTGCGGCGCGGCAAGGGCATGGTCCTCGACCCCGCCGACCCCGACACCCGCAGCGCCGGATCGTTCTTCACCAACCCGGTCCTGGAGCCCGCGCAGCTCGCCGCCCTGGAACTGCGCGTCGCCGAACGGCTCGGCCCGGACGCGGCGTTCCCCCGCTACCCCGAGCCGGACGGGCGCACCAAGACGTCCGCCGCGTGGCTCATCGACCGCGCCGGGTTCGCGAAGGGGCACGGCACCGGACCGGCGCGCATCTCCGGCAAGCACACCCTCGCGCTCACCAACCCGGACGGCGGCCGCACCGCCGACCTGCTCGACCTGGCCCGCGAGGTGCGCGGCGGCGTGCTGGACGCGTTCGGCGTGGAGCTCGTGAACGAACCGGTCCTCGTCGGCGTGACCCTCTGA
- a CDS encoding GntR family transcriptional regulator has protein sequence MAVPLPRHTPGAPPGPRPPHPRPVDPRPVDPRPPSSGPPSPGPAGTRLQLGDEVAARIRELIVDGLVRPGEHLRLERLAAEFQISVTPVREALKSLRSEGFVVLEPRRGFVVAPLSKQDVADLFWVQAGIAAELTARAAARLDDAALCDLDTFHDALEHARTVHRPDLMEQHNRDFHRRINVAAASPKLAWSMGAAARYVPRGLYGGVPDWPRLAVRDHSRILDALRAGDGPGAGIEMREHILRAGDLLVTHLERRGRWHPDEIGA, from the coding sequence GTGGCCGTCCCCCTGCCCCGGCACACGCCCGGCGCGCCGCCGGGCCCGCGACCGCCGCACCCGCGACCGGTGGATCCCCGGCCGGTGGATCCGCGCCCGCCGAGTTCGGGCCCGCCGAGTCCGGGCCCGGCCGGAACGCGCCTGCAGCTCGGTGACGAGGTCGCCGCGCGCATCCGCGAACTGATCGTGGACGGGCTCGTCCGGCCCGGCGAGCACCTGCGCCTCGAACGGCTGGCCGCCGAGTTCCAGATCAGCGTCACTCCCGTCCGGGAGGCGCTGAAGTCGCTGCGCAGCGAGGGCTTCGTCGTCCTCGAGCCGCGCCGCGGATTCGTCGTCGCGCCGCTGTCGAAGCAGGACGTCGCCGACCTGTTCTGGGTGCAGGCGGGCATCGCCGCCGAGCTGACCGCGCGCGCCGCCGCCCGCCTGGACGACGCCGCGCTGTGCGACCTCGACACGTTCCACGACGCGCTCGAGCACGCCCGGACCGTCCACCGCCCGGACCTGATGGAGCAGCACAACCGGGACTTCCACCGGCGGATCAACGTGGCCGCCGCGTCCCCGAAGCTGGCCTGGTCGATGGGGGCGGCGGCCCGCTACGTGCCGCGCGGGCTGTACGGGGGCGTGCCCGACTGGCCGCGCCTCGCCGTCCGCGACCACAGCCGGATCCTGGACGCGCTGCGCGCGGGCGACGGGCCCGGCGCGGGCATCGAGATGCGCGAGCACATCCTGCGCGCCGGCGACCTGCTGGTGACGCACCTGGAGCGGCGCGGGCGCTGGCACCCGGACGAGATCGGCGCCTGA
- a CDS encoding adenosine deaminase, translating to MRHSTLVELARLHGVHLPDALVEDWPPRLHATDERGWFRFQRLYDIARSVLQTPDDLRRLLRETAEDEAAEGSGWLEIQVDPSGYASRFGGLTPTVELVLDAARAASAASGVGIGVVIAANRTRHPLDAKTLARLAVRYAGRGVVGFGLSNDERRGRAYDFEGAFRIARRGGLLSDPHGGELLGPASVRECLETLGADRIGHGVRAVEDPRLLEAIANRGVTLEVCPASNVGLGVAATAGDVPVRALREAGVPIALGADDPLLFGSRLARQYELVRSEHGFSDAELAELARQSIRGSAAPDDVRRRLLAGIDAWLAAAPSN from the coding sequence ATGCGGCATTCGACGCTGGTGGAACTGGCCCGGCTGCACGGGGTGCACCTGCCGGACGCGCTCGTGGAGGACTGGCCGCCGCGGCTGCACGCGACGGACGAGCGGGGCTGGTTCCGCTTCCAGCGGCTCTACGACATCGCGCGGTCGGTCCTGCAGACCCCGGACGACCTGCGGCGGCTGCTGCGGGAGACGGCGGAGGACGAGGCCGCCGAGGGGTCGGGCTGGCTCGAGATCCAGGTCGATCCGAGCGGCTACGCGTCGAGGTTCGGCGGGCTCACCCCGACCGTGGAGCTCGTGCTGGACGCGGCGCGCGCGGCGTCGGCGGCGAGCGGCGTCGGCATCGGGGTGGTCATCGCCGCGAACCGGACGCGGCACCCGCTGGACGCCAAGACGCTCGCGCGGCTCGCCGTCCGGTACGCGGGGCGGGGCGTCGTCGGGTTCGGGCTGTCCAACGACGAGCGGCGGGGCCGCGCCTACGACTTCGAGGGCGCGTTCCGGATCGCGCGGCGGGGCGGCCTGCTGTCGGACCCGCACGGCGGCGAGCTGCTCGGGCCCGCGAGCGTCCGCGAGTGCCTGGAGACGCTGGGCGCCGACCGGATCGGCCACGGGGTGCGCGCCGTCGAGGACCCGCGGCTGCTGGAGGCCATCGCGAACCGCGGCGTGACGCTGGAGGTGTGCCCCGCGTCGAACGTGGGCCTCGGCGTCGCCGCGACGGCCGGGGACGTCCCGGTGCGGGCGCTGCGCGAGGCGGGGGTGCCGATCGCGCTCGGCGCCGACGACCCGCTGCTGTTCGGGTCGCGGCTCGCCCGGCAGTACGAGCTCGTCCGGTCCGAGCACGGGTTCTCCGATGCCGAGCTCGCCGAGCTGGCGCGGCAGTCGATCCGGGGGTCGGCCGCACCGGACGACGTCCGGCGGCGGCTCCTCGCGGGCATCGACGCCTGGCTCGCGGCCGCGCCGTCGAACTGA
- a CDS encoding SigE family RNA polymerase sigma factor: MGRRDDESFVEFVAARGNALLRTAALLCGAGQDAEDMLQTALEKAYRHWGRLDADTDPEPYVRRILVNQMISRARRWKVLREIHMARLPETPVMSPHHSVELRGALMDELRKLGPRQRAVLVLRFWEDLSEAETARVLGCSVGTVKSQASRGLARLRERLDTNLAPMGG, encoded by the coding sequence GTGGGGCGTCGAGACGACGAGTCGTTCGTGGAGTTCGTGGCGGCACGCGGCAACGCGCTGCTGCGCACGGCGGCGCTGCTGTGCGGCGCCGGGCAGGACGCCGAGGACATGCTGCAGACCGCACTCGAGAAGGCCTACCGGCACTGGGGCCGGCTCGACGCCGACACCGATCCCGAGCCGTACGTCCGGCGGATCCTGGTGAACCAGATGATCAGCCGGGCCCGGCGCTGGAAGGTGCTGCGCGAGATCCACATGGCCCGCCTCCCCGAGACGCCGGTCATGTCGCCGCACCATTCCGTCGAGCTGAGAGGGGCGCTGATGGACGAGCTGCGCAAGCTGGGCCCGCGCCAGCGCGCGGTGCTCGTCCTGCGCTTCTGGGAGGACCTCTCGGAGGCGGAGACGGCGCGGGTGCTCGGCTGCTCCGTCGGGACGGTCAAGAGCCAGGCGTCGCGGGGACTCGCCAGGCTCCGCGAACGACTCGACACGAACCTGGCGCCGATGGGGGGATGA
- a CDS encoding pyridoxal phosphate-dependent aminotransferase, with product MSTDRPRISKRISAISESATLAVDAKAKALKAAGRPVIGFGAGEPDFPTPDYIVEAAVTACRVPRFHKYTPAGGLPELRTAIAEKTARDSGLRVESSQVLVTNGGKQAVYEAFAALLDPGDEVLVPTPYWTTYPESIKLAGGVPVDVVADETTGYRVSVEQLEAARTDRTKVLLFVSPSNPTGAVYTRDQIEAIGRWADEHGLWVITDEIYEHLVYGDAEFCSMPVVVPELADRTLVLNGVAKTYAMTGWRVGWMIGPADVVKAAQNLQSHATSNVANVSQAAALAAVTGDLGAVAEMRKAFDRRRHTMVKMLNEIPGVLCPEPEGAFYAYPSVKELLGKEIRGKRPETSVELASLILEEAEVALVPGEAFGTPGYFRLSYALGDDDLVEGVSRVAKLLSEAS from the coding sequence ATGAGCACTGACCGTCCTCGCATCTCCAAGCGCATCTCCGCGATCTCCGAGTCCGCCACGCTGGCCGTCGACGCCAAGGCCAAGGCGCTGAAGGCGGCCGGACGTCCGGTCATCGGGTTCGGCGCGGGCGAGCCCGACTTCCCGACGCCCGACTACATCGTCGAGGCGGCGGTGACCGCCTGCCGCGTCCCGCGGTTCCACAAGTACACGCCGGCCGGCGGCCTGCCGGAACTGCGCACGGCGATCGCCGAGAAGACCGCGCGGGACTCGGGCCTGCGGGTCGAGTCGTCCCAGGTCCTGGTGACCAACGGCGGCAAGCAGGCGGTGTACGAGGCGTTCGCGGCGCTGCTCGACCCGGGCGACGAGGTGCTCGTCCCGACGCCCTACTGGACGACCTACCCCGAGTCCATCAAGCTCGCGGGCGGCGTGCCGGTGGACGTCGTCGCCGACGAGACGACCGGGTACCGGGTGAGCGTCGAGCAGCTCGAGGCGGCCCGCACGGACCGGACGAAGGTGCTGCTGTTCGTCTCCCCGTCCAACCCGACCGGCGCCGTCTACACCCGCGACCAGATCGAGGCGATCGGCCGCTGGGCGGACGAGCACGGGCTGTGGGTGATCACCGACGAGATCTACGAGCACCTCGTGTACGGGGACGCGGAGTTCTGCTCGATGCCGGTCGTGGTGCCCGAGCTGGCCGACCGCACGCTCGTCCTGAACGGGGTCGCCAAGACGTACGCGATGACCGGCTGGCGGGTGGGCTGGATGATCGGTCCCGCGGACGTCGTGAAGGCCGCGCAGAACCTGCAGTCGCACGCGACGTCCAATGTGGCGAACGTCTCGCAGGCCGCCGCGCTCGCCGCCGTGACGGGCGACCTCGGCGCCGTCGCCGAGATGCGCAAGGCGTTCGACCGGCGCCGCCACACGATGGTGAAGATGCTGAACGAGATCCCCGGCGTGCTGTGCCCCGAGCCGGAGGGCGCGTTCTACGCGTACCCGTCGGTCAAGGAGCTGCTGGGCAAGGAGATCCGCGGCAAGCGCCCCGAGACGTCGGTGGAGCTGGCCTCGCTGATCCTGGAGGAGGCCGAGGTGGCGCTGGTGCCGGGCGAGGCCTTCGGCACGCCCGGCTACTTCCGGCTGTCGTACGCGCTCGGCGACGACGACCTCGTCGAGGGCGTGTCGCGGGTCGCGAAGCTGCTGTCCGAGGCGAGCTGA
- the secE gene encoding preprotein translocase subunit SecE, with the protein MATETRGEPEARDEGKGKRKKVGKRTSPALFVRQIVAELRKVIWPTRRELITYTAVSLVFVLFMVALVSGVDWGLQEGIYAVFG; encoded by the coding sequence ATGGCGACTGAGACGCGCGGCGAGCCCGAGGCCAGGGACGAAGGCAAGGGCAAGCGGAAGAAGGTCGGAAAGCGGACCTCCCCCGCGCTGTTCGTGCGCCAGATCGTCGCCGAGCTGCGCAAGGTCATCTGGCCCACCCGCCGGGAGCTGATCACGTACACGGCGGTCTCCCTGGTGTTCGTCCTCTTCATGGTCGCGCTCGTCTCCGGTGTCGACTGGGGTCTGCAGGAAGGCATCTACGCCGTCTTCGGCTGA
- the nusG gene encoding transcription termination/antitermination protein NusG, whose amino-acid sequence MRAEDEADVDAETGTEAAVADAAETGEDTGDETGETEETEEAEEAPAGPPVDPFADFKMQLRLQPGDWYVVHTYAGYENRVKTNIETRTQTLNMEDFIFQIEVPQHEVTEIKQGKRQKVNEKVLPGYILVRMDLTDESWAAVRNTPGVTGFVGLLNKPSPLSLDEVAKLLAPEPEEGTGVAKAKEPAKAQATVDYEVGESVTVMDGPFATLPATVNEINIEAQKLKVLVSIFGRETPVELSFNQVSKI is encoded by the coding sequence GTGCGCGCCGAGGACGAGGCCGACGTCGACGCCGAGACGGGTACCGAGGCCGCGGTCGCGGACGCCGCGGAGACGGGCGAGGACACCGGCGACGAGACGGGCGAGACCGAGGAGACCGAGGAGGCCGAAGAGGCCCCCGCCGGGCCGCCGGTCGACCCGTTCGCCGACTTCAAGATGCAGCTCCGGCTCCAGCCGGGCGACTGGTACGTCGTGCACACGTACGCGGGCTACGAGAACCGGGTCAAGACCAACATCGAGACCCGGACGCAGACCCTCAACATGGAAGACTTCATCTTCCAGATCGAGGTCCCGCAGCACGAGGTCACCGAGATCAAGCAGGGCAAGCGGCAGAAGGTCAACGAGAAGGTCCTGCCGGGCTACATCCTTGTCCGGATGGACCTGACCGACGAGTCCTGGGCCGCCGTCCGCAACACCCCGGGCGTCACCGGGTTCGTGGGCCTGCTGAACAAGCCGTCCCCGCTGAGCCTGGACGAGGTCGCGAAGCTGCTGGCCCCCGAGCCCGAAGAGGGCACGGGCGTGGCCAAGGCCAAGGAGCCCGCGAAGGCGCAGGCGACCGTCGACTACGAGGTCGGCGAGTCCGTCACCGTCATGGACGGCCCGTTCGCGACGCTCCCGGCGACCGTCAACGAGATCAACATCGAGGCCCAGAAGCTCAAGGTGCTGGTCAGCATCTTCGGGCGGGAGACGCCGGTCGAGCTCTCCTTCAACCAGGTCTCCAAGATCTGA
- the rplK gene encoding 50S ribosomal protein L11 encodes MPPKKKVAAVVKVQLQAGAATPAPPVGTALGPHGVNIMDFCKQYNAATEAQRGNVIPVEITIYEDRSFTFVTKTPPAAQLILKAAGVEKGSGEPHKTKVGSVTADQIREIATTKMPDLNAKDLDAAEKIVAGTARSMGIEVK; translated from the coding sequence ATGCCTCCGAAGAAGAAAGTCGCCGCCGTCGTCAAGGTGCAGCTCCAGGCCGGAGCCGCGACCCCGGCGCCGCCGGTCGGTACCGCTCTCGGTCCGCACGGCGTCAACATCATGGACTTCTGCAAGCAGTACAACGCTGCGACGGAAGCCCAGCGCGGCAACGTCATCCCCGTAGAGATCACCATCTACGAGGACCGCTCGTTCACCTTCGTCACCAAGACCCCGCCGGCCGCGCAGCTCATCCTGAAGGCCGCGGGCGTGGAGAAGGGCAGCGGCGAGCCGCACAAGACCAAGGTCGGCTCGGTCACCGCGGACCAGATCCGCGAGATCGCCACCACCAAGATGCCCGACCTCAACGCCAAGGACCTCGACGCCGCCGAGAAGATCGTCGCCGGCACCGCGCGGTCCATGGGCATCGAGGTCAAGTAA